TTATTCCTCAAATTATCCAATACTTCAGTATGGACAGACATGGAAAAAGTCTGGATTCATTTGTAAATCATCTACTGATGGGCTTACTTGTACAAATCCTGAAGGTCAAGGCTTTTTCTTAAATCGTGAAGAGTGGCAAACTTTCTAACAATTATTTCCCTTGCCAGAGAGAAGATACTTTCTTCCCACCCCAAGAATATCTATGCAGTTTTCAGAACGAAATCGTACTTATCTGAAAACCGCAATAATGCTTTTCTATTCTCCGAAGAAGATTGAGAAAGAATTCAAGAAACAATTTATATTACCCTAAATTCCCGAAGTGGGAGCATCAATTGTGGAAAGTTTAGCAACTCCCATTAGTGAATGTAGCGAGACATTAGAATGGTGAATTGGAAACAAGAGTGTATCGAATTAAATTTTAGAAAAAATGATTGAAAGACGATTGCAAAAATAGCTTTTATGAAGGCTAGCTATTTTTGAGCATTCATCGTGACAATATCCCCAAGCAAGGTTGTGTGTATTGTCGCACCCCAAAAGATATAATCGCTTAAGACTTGTTTACATAATCATAGACACAATCACAGATTTATATGGCAGAGGTTACTTTTTTTAACGCCCTCAGAGAAGCGATCGATGAGGAAATGGAGCGCGATCCAGCCGTTTATGTTTTAGGCGAAGACGTGGGGCATTATGGCGGCTCCTACAAAGTAACCAAAGACCTTTACAAAAAATACGGTGACTTGCGCCTGCTCGACACCCCGATCGCAGAAAATAGCTTTACAGGTATGGCGATCGGTTCAGCAATGACAGGCTTACGCCCGATCATCGAAGGCATGAACATGGGCTTCTTGCTACTCGCCTTTAATCAAATCTCCAATAATGCAGGGATGTTGCGCTATACCTCTGGCGGTAATTTCAAAATCCCGATCGTTATTCGTGGGCCTGGTGGCGTTGGTCGCAACCTCGGAGCCGAGCATTCACAACGTCTCGAAACCTATTTTCAAGCTGTGCCTGGGATTAAGATGGTGGCTTGCTCCACGCCTTACAATGCCAAAGGCTTGCTGAAGTCAGCAATTCGTAATGATAACCCGATCCTTTTCTTTGAGCATGTGTTGCTGTACAACCTCAAGGAAGATATCCCCGACGAAGAATATTTGTTGCCTCTCGACAAAGCCGAAATCGTACGCGAAGGTAATGATGTGACGATCCTGACCTATTCACGGATGCGCTACCACGTACTCAAGGCAGTCGAGACTTTAGTTGATAGAGGCTACGATCCTGAAGTGATTGACTTGATTTCGCTCAAGCCTTTGGACATGGAAACCATTGTTACTTCGTTGCGGAAAACTCATCGCATTGTGATTGTTGAAGAAGGTATGCGCTGCGCCAGCATTGGTTCAGAGATCATTGCTTCGATTAATGATAGCTATTTTGATGAACTTGATGCGCCGATTGTGCGTCTTGCTGCGCTTGATGTACCAACTCCCTATAACGGGGGCTTAGAAAATCTGACGATTCCTCAACCCGAGGATGTGATTGCCGCAGTTGAGAAATTGTTGGCATAAAAAAAGAGGTGGTGCTAAGCA
This portion of the Pseudanabaena sp. BC1403 genome encodes:
- a CDS encoding alpha-ketoacid dehydrogenase subunit beta; the encoded protein is MAEVTFFNALREAIDEEMERDPAVYVLGEDVGHYGGSYKVTKDLYKKYGDLRLLDTPIAENSFTGMAIGSAMTGLRPIIEGMNMGFLLLAFNQISNNAGMLRYTSGGNFKIPIVIRGPGGVGRNLGAEHSQRLETYFQAVPGIKMVACSTPYNAKGLLKSAIRNDNPILFFEHVLLYNLKEDIPDEEYLLPLDKAEIVREGNDVTILTYSRMRYHVLKAVETLVDRGYDPEVIDLISLKPLDMETIVTSLRKTHRIVIVEEGMRCASIGSEIIASINDSYFDELDAPIVRLAALDVPTPYNGGLENLTIPQPEDVIAAVEKLLA